In Pseudomonadota bacterium, one genomic interval encodes:
- a CDS encoding PP2C family protein-serine/threonine phosphatase — protein MHIRSLEDTPSLSLVLDMQRAMSQAQNEGELVYGFSQRFHEIAGVSEILDLAVVPGDHRAFRVMDRMDLAKGCDSPLSIRSNCRWDEPPDSVPVTRGGLIGKLIESGQPKIGLCLDPTQDPTLADWVDGPRDALAVPVYLQGEINEWLVLLREPGLPLDAMQLRVIISVLNMLSRSVYQLKLTRQVSELRDRLEVKLDEIAGAQQAILPDQLPKHPALDVAIHYRPSDYAGGDYYDFRTFSDGSLGFVIADVAGHGPGAAVVMAMLRTAMMIFRGMDLPTVDVVEKVNRLFVESLGRGTFVTVFFLRIYPETGRVMYVNAGHSPALLLRGNGCVSRLDSAGGPPLGIIPDVAVVGGEAQLAEGEAAVLYTDGLTECRSLSNEQFGERRLVAALGPVEGSAQELVDKVRKAVDDHSRDCPNSDDQCLVVVRLKG, from the coding sequence ATGCACATCAGATCCCTGGAAGACACCCCCTCGCTGAGCCTGGTGCTGGACATGCAGCGCGCGATGAGTCAGGCGCAAAACGAAGGGGAGTTGGTCTACGGATTCAGCCAGCGCTTTCACGAGATTGCCGGCGTCAGCGAGATTCTGGACCTCGCCGTTGTGCCCGGTGACCATCGCGCCTTTCGGGTCATGGACCGCATGGATCTCGCGAAGGGTTGCGATTCGCCGCTCAGCATTCGGTCAAACTGTCGCTGGGATGAACCCCCGGACTCTGTCCCTGTGACCCGCGGCGGACTGATCGGAAAACTCATCGAAAGCGGGCAGCCGAAGATCGGTCTTTGCCTTGACCCAACTCAGGATCCCACCCTCGCGGATTGGGTCGATGGCCCCCGAGACGCGTTGGCGGTCCCGGTCTATCTGCAGGGAGAGATCAACGAGTGGCTGGTTCTGCTTCGTGAGCCTGGCCTTCCGCTGGACGCGATGCAGCTGCGGGTCATCATCTCGGTACTCAACATGCTGTCGCGCAGCGTTTACCAGCTCAAGCTGACTCGCCAGGTCTCCGAGCTCCGGGACCGCCTGGAGGTCAAGCTGGATGAGATTGCCGGCGCCCAGCAGGCGATCTTGCCGGATCAGCTGCCAAAGCACCCCGCGCTGGACGTGGCCATTCACTATCGGCCCTCAGACTACGCCGGGGGCGACTACTACGACTTTCGAACATTCTCGGACGGATCCCTGGGTTTTGTGATCGCCGACGTAGCGGGCCACGGCCCGGGTGCTGCGGTCGTGATGGCGATGCTGCGCACCGCGATGATGATCTTTCGGGGTATGGATCTCCCGACGGTCGACGTCGTGGAAAAGGTGAATCGCCTGTTTGTTGAAAGCCTCGGGCGGGGCACATTTGTCACCGTCTTTTTTCTGCGCATCTATCCGGAAACGGGACGGGTCATGTACGTCAATGCCGGTCACAGTCCGGCGCTGTTGCTGCGAGGAAACGGCTGCGTGTCGCGTCTGGATTCGGCTGGCGGGCCGCCGCTTGGGATCATCCCCGACGTCGCAGTTGTCGGCGGGGAAGCGCAGCTTGCGGAAGGTGAGGCCGCGGTGCTTTACACCGATGGCCTGACCGAGTGTCGAAGCCTGAGCAACGAGCAGTTCGGCGAGCGCCGCCTCGTGGCGGCGCTTGGCCCCGTTGAGGGGAGCGCGCAAGAGCTGGTCGACAAAGTGCGAAAAGCGGTTGATGACCACAGTCGCGACTGCCCAAATTCGGACGACCAGTGCCTGGTGGTCGTTCGCCTTAAGGGCTGA
- a CDS encoding AMP nucleosidase → MLNKLDITRNWLPRYTSMPLEKFGDWVLLTNFSNYVTTFCERFSCELYGEGRPMQAATNADGLTIINFGMGSPNAATMMDLLTAVHPKGVLFLGKCGGLKKSTEIGHFILPIAAIRGEGTSDDYLDPMVPALPSFKLHKFVSEKLRAHGLDYRTGVIYTTNRRVWEHDDGFHERLRQMTCIGIDMETATLFIVGHKNEISRGALLLVSDVPTTPDGVKTEESDRAVTQNWVDMHLNLGIESMTDIGKTGEKIKHFQY, encoded by the coding sequence GTGCTTAATAAACTCGACATAACCCGCAACTGGCTCCCTCGCTACACCTCCATGCCGTTGGAAAAGTTTGGCGACTGGGTGCTGCTGACCAACTTCTCCAACTACGTCACCACCTTCTGCGAGCGCTTCAGCTGCGAGCTCTATGGCGAAGGGCGACCGATGCAGGCCGCAACCAACGCTGACGGCCTGACGATCATCAACTTCGGCATGGGGTCGCCGAATGCGGCGACCATGATGGATCTGCTGACGGCGGTCCATCCGAAGGGGGTGCTGTTTCTAGGAAAATGCGGCGGGCTTAAGAAGTCCACGGAAATCGGCCACTTCATCCTGCCCATCGCAGCCATCCGCGGCGAGGGTACGAGCGATGACTACCTCGACCCGATGGTGCCCGCGCTGCCGTCGTTCAAACTCCACAAGTTTGTATCGGAGAAGCTGCGGGCTCACGGCCTGGACTATCGAACGGGCGTGATCTACACCACCAACCGGCGCGTATGGGAGCACGACGATGGATTCCACGAGCGGCTGCGGCAGATGACCTGTATCGGCATCGACATGGAGACGGCCACCCTGTTTATTGTCGGCCACAAAAACGAAATCTCCCGCGGCGCGCTGCTGCTGGTGTCGGACGTCCCAACCACGCCGGACGGCGTGAAGACCGAAGAGTCAGACCGTGCGGTGACCCAGAACTGGGTGGACATGCATCTGAACCTCGGCATCGAGTCGATGACGGACATCGGCAAAACCGGCGAGAAGATCAAGCACTTTCAGTACTGA